The following DNA comes from Candidatus Obscuribacterales bacterium.
ATGAGACGAGGATTGCGCGACGTCGCAACCCGGCAACCTAGCTTCATTTAGTTGAGTTTATTGCCTGAAGACCCTTGATTGCGTCGATCTAAGAACTGTAGCTGCTGGTAAAGCATGTGGGTGAGTGGTACGGCTACCTGCTTGGCTTGAGCTGCAACAAGGGGCTGATTGAAAATTGCCTCTAACTCCAGCGGACGCTGTTCGTCATAGTCGATTTTCATGCTGGTGCGGTAGGGTTTCATCTGTTCTGTATGCTCAATATTTTGCTGAATATAATAGTCATCCAGAACTCGACCATAGGCAGCAGCTATGGCAATCACTTCTTGCATCAACGCGATCGCTAGTGGACGGATGTGGGGGTCAAAAATCATCTCGCTGGTGCTGGCATTGAGGACCACAGAGAGACCATTGAAGGGAATATTCCAAATCAGTTTTCTCCAGCGGGCCCAGAGCAAATCTTCCGTTTGATCAATGGGAATTCCTGCCTGTTCAAAATCTTGGGCGATCGCTCTTAGTCGCTCCGTGATGCCCCTAGCTGCATAGTTTGGCCCGTAGTCACCTAGGGCAATTTTTTTGTAATCCAAATGGCGAATATGCCCCGGCCCAACTTTGTTAGAGCAGATGAAACAAAGCCCGCCCATCACCCGATCGGCCCCGACAATCTCTGCCACGTAGGGCTCTACGCCTAGTCCATTTTGCAACACCAGAACCACACCATCGGGCTTAGTGACGCTGGGAAGCCACTGGGGGAGCAGGTGATTCTGAGTCGTTTTCAGCGC
Coding sequences within:
- a CDS encoding putative 2-dehydropantoate 2-reductase, whose amino-acid sequence is MPQSKRRYAILGTGALGGFYGAQLQQSGLEVHYLLHRDYDHVRQHGLVVESPDGDVILPEVQAHASVATMPPCDVVVVALKTTQNHLLPQWLPSVTKPDGVVLVLQNGLGVEPYVAEIVGADRVMGGLCFICSNKVGPGHIRHLDYKKIALGDYGPNYAARGITERLRAIAQDFEQAGIPIDQTEDLLWARWRKLIWNIPFNGLSVVLNASTSEMIFDPHIRPLAIALMQEVIAIAAAYGRVLDDYYIQQNIEHTEQMKPYRTSMKIDYDEQRPLELEAIFNQPLVAAQAKQVAVPLTHMLYQQLQFLDRRNQGSSGNKLN